A window from Candidatus Krumholzibacteriota bacterium encodes these proteins:
- a CDS encoding tetratricopeptide repeat protein yields the protein MTKSFKIIRVVFIAIFLFIILPQINLRGNEQQGEDVLRRAREAAADDRHGEALRLYFKAGRMDTSLIGELGKEIGLQYTWSDKPDSAIIWFQRYLETHPEDIEGMLGLARALSWADKNSESLKWYRRITREYPGVLDARVGEARVVSWLDRNAEAEDLYRKIIEKHPGNTEAALGLARVLNWQGKHREAMCLYNDILEEDPDSKEALKGKAQALKWLGLGSKALELLYKIEGDSEAEEIISSIEHDRAPRLKFSYGTSYDSDGLEIHRGEAAGLYNIYGETTIGLGVARLSMRQEAMPHVTRIDAAARLYSRFNEDWALHLNILPVFHSTGSEDFTALTWDGWLTWNPTGRFRADLSAGRAVIATPLSVQREIIFSGSGIGIDYKITQSFKALTAYDHRSYSDGNRRNLVKAAFQWRIISSPVIVEVQPGYTFFSFREYKPNGYYNPAGYHNVGVQVGIGGDFSESVYYRIEGRLSREKEKGEDFFSVGSFRSSVEWRAGDSLELGGEFFASNSRVAGEAGYSRTFTRVFLRIIF from the coding sequence TTGACAAAGAGCTTTAAGATAATAAGAGTGGTGTTTATCGCGATTTTTCTGTTTATTATTCTTCCGCAGATCAATCTTCGGGGAAATGAACAGCAGGGCGAAGACGTTCTTCGGCGGGCAAGAGAAGCAGCTGCGGATGACAGGCACGGGGAAGCTCTACGGTTGTATTTTAAAGCCGGCAGGATGGATACATCGCTAATAGGAGAACTCGGAAAAGAAATCGGTCTTCAGTACACGTGGAGTGATAAACCGGACAGTGCGATAATATGGTTTCAGAGATATCTTGAGACTCACCCTGAAGACATAGAAGGGATGCTCGGACTGGCGAGGGCTCTTTCATGGGCGGATAAGAATTCAGAGTCTCTTAAGTGGTACCGCCGCATAACCCGTGAATATCCAGGTGTTTTAGATGCCAGAGTTGGAGAGGCGAGAGTCGTATCATGGCTCGATAGAAATGCTGAAGCGGAGGATCTATACAGAAAGATAATCGAAAAACATCCCGGTAATACTGAAGCTGCTCTAGGTCTGGCGCGTGTTCTTAACTGGCAGGGTAAGCACCGCGAGGCAATGTGTTTGTATAATGATATACTCGAGGAAGATCCTGACTCAAAGGAAGCTTTAAAGGGGAAGGCTCAGGCCCTGAAGTGGCTTGGACTCGGAAGCAAAGCCCTCGAATTGCTTTATAAAATTGAAGGCGACTCTGAAGCGGAAGAAATCATCAGTTCTATCGAACACGACAGGGCGCCACGCTTAAAATTCAGCTACGGTACTTCTTATGACTCGGACGGTCTGGAAATTCACAGGGGTGAAGCCGCCGGGCTTTATAATATTTACGGTGAAACAACGATAGGGCTTGGTGTGGCGAGGCTTTCTATGAGACAGGAGGCAATGCCCCATGTGACGAGAATCGATGCCGCCGCCCGCCTCTATAGCCGGTTTAATGAAGACTGGGCTCTTCATCTGAATATTCTGCCGGTGTTTCATTCGACCGGCAGCGAAGATTTTACAGCCCTGACCTGGGATGGATGGCTGACGTGGAATCCCACGGGAAGATTCAGAGCGGATCTGTCCGCCGGCAGAGCGGTTATAGCGACCCCTCTGTCGGTACAGAGAGAGATTATATTTAGCGGCAGCGGCATCGGGATTGATTATAAGATAACACAATCATTCAAAGCGCTGACAGCCTATGATCATAGATCGTATTCTGACGGAAACAGGCGGAATTTAGTTAAAGCCGCTTTCCAGTGGAGGATAATCTCTTCTCCTGTGATAGTAGAAGTCCAGCCGGGATACACATTCTTTTCATTCAGAGAATATAAACCGAACGGTTATTACAATCCCGCCGGATACCACAACGTTGGAGTTCAGGTTGGGATTGGCGGGGATTTTTCTGAATCTGTATATTACAGGATTGAGGGAAGATTATCCCGTGAAAAGGAAAAGGGAGAGGATTTCTTTTCTGTAGGTTCCTTCAGGTCCAGCGTTGAATGGAGGGCGGGGGATAGCCTGGAATTAGGCGGCGAATTTTTTGCTTCCAATTCGCGCGTGGCGGGTGAAGCGGGATACAGCAGAACGTTCACCCGCGTCTTTTTAAGAATTATCTTCTGA
- a CDS encoding polysaccharide deacetylase family protein: MINYVSKKSIVIIVFLITSCILSSCANDRDSGFDNRAPRSEAGIPVLAYHYLNDRNRFEQGGRALGTVLLNLPLLTVKDAWTVRLDDFEKQLRCLDKNGYKTITMDELKSFMTGREEMTGNCVAITFDDGDRSVYKYAYPLLKKYDMKGTLFIVTSKVGRNWNSLNISPWKELREMEESGVIDIESHTHDMHSKLREGDIPHPVFIVSGETIDNSRKEKIFNDLRRSKVSLNFNLGTGSNFLAWPYGFGTDISDSLAAAAGFEGILTLKSGRNYPGDPLSGIKRFAVTSKTSFTRFKKIVGIDCN, translated from the coding sequence ATGATAAATTACGTTTCAAAAAAGAGCATTGTAATAATAGTGTTTCTTATTACTTCTTGTATTCTAAGTTCATGCGCAAATGACAGAGATTCAGGATTTGATAACAGGGCGCCGCGTTCGGAAGCCGGAATACCTGTACTTGCCTACCATTATTTAAATGACAGAAACAGATTTGAACAGGGGGGAAGAGCCTTAGGCACGGTTCTTCTGAATTTGCCCCTCCTGACGGTAAAGGATGCATGGACGGTAAGATTAGACGATTTTGAAAAGCAATTAAGATGTCTCGATAAAAACGGTTATAAAACCATTACAATGGATGAGCTGAAATCTTTTATGACCGGCCGTGAAGAGATGACGGGAAATTGTGTGGCCATAACATTTGACGACGGCGATAGAAGCGTTTACAAATACGCGTATCCGCTGCTTAAGAAATACGATATGAAGGGCACTCTTTTTATTGTTACTTCCAAGGTCGGGCGGAATTGGAATAGTCTTAATATCTCCCCGTGGAAAGAGCTGCGTGAGATGGAGGAATCAGGAGTTATCGATATTGAATCCCATACGCATGATATGCACTCTAAGCTGCGGGAAGGGGATATTCCCCATCCTGTCTTTATCGTTTCCGGAGAGACAATAGATAACAGCAGGAAGGAAAAAATATTCAATGACCTTAGACGGTCGAAGGTATCTCTGAATTTTAACCTCGGAACAGGGTCGAATTTTCTGGCCTGGCCTTACGGTTTCGGAACAGACATTTCAGATTCGCTCGCGGCAGCAGCCGGGTTTGAGGGTATATTGACTCTAAAGAGCGGAAGAAACTATCCTGGAGACCCTCTATCTGGAATCAAACGTTTTGCTGTTACATCCAAGACATCTTTCACTAGATTCAAGAAGATTGTCGGAATTGATTGTAATTAG
- a CDS encoding PAS domain S-box protein, translating into MHQQAGLEGEESNMSQNKRPDCETGRRHGSTPASADVWEALRASESRYRRLFESAKDGILILDAETGMITDANPYLLELLGYSREDLVKKKVWELGFLSDVVANEANFSELQEKEFIRYDDLALEGRDGKRHEVEFISNTYLENGQKVMQCNIRDISERKKAERVERESALMIQRIINAIPARVYWKDKDLVILGGNAAFAHDAGFDDPKDIIGKDDFQMGWRKQAEMYRADDRAVIESGCTKLLVEETQTNPDGDPITLLTNKMPMLNTDGEIVGVIGTYVDITALKQSQKSRDLLAIAVEQAAEAIVITDQTGSIVYVNPVFETITGYTREEAIGRNPRILKSGKHDEGFYRQMWTELTAGRVFRCRMINKRKDGSLYKEESTISPVQSMTGKTTHYVAVKRDLSHEMDLEAQLHQAQKMESVGRLAGGVAHDFNNFLMGIIGYVELCKDKIEPSHEIRKWLDEITLCSERSAEITRQLLAFARKQTIEPKIVNLNDSVEGMLKLLRRLIGEDINLVWRPGKGTGSVLIDPAQIDQILANLCVNARDAIPGVGEIVIETKSAHIDADYCASHPDAIPGEYVCLSVSDDGCGINEEDLEQVFEPFFTTKGIGKGTGLGLATVYGIAKQNFGSVDASSEPSKGSTFRVYLQEVEAEVVKTTVTSKAEAPRGRGETILLVEDEKALRVTCGRFLETLGYHVVVAETPGEALKLTAQHSGAIHLLLTDVIMPGMDGRQLAKRITVAKPGVEVLFMSGYTSDVISRGGVIDEGMHFMSKPFTRDDLAHKVRELLDASSVQTI; encoded by the coding sequence TTGCACCAGCAGGCGGGGCTGGAAGGAGAGGAAAGCAATATGAGCCAAAACAAGAGACCAGATTGCGAAACGGGACGTCGTCATGGCTCGACACCCGCGAGTGCCGATGTGTGGGAGGCATTGCGTGCCTCGGAAAGCCGCTATCGCAGACTCTTCGAGTCTGCCAAGGACGGTATTCTGATCCTCGACGCCGAGACCGGGATGATCACGGATGCCAATCCGTATCTATTGGAATTGCTGGGCTACTCGCGCGAAGATTTGGTCAAGAAGAAAGTCTGGGAGCTCGGTTTCCTATCGGATGTCGTCGCCAACGAGGCCAACTTTTCCGAGCTACAGGAGAAGGAATTCATCCGGTACGATGATCTGGCGCTGGAGGGTCGCGATGGAAAGCGGCATGAGGTGGAGTTCATCAGCAATACCTATCTGGAAAACGGCCAGAAGGTCATGCAGTGCAACATCCGAGACATTTCTGAACGAAAGAAGGCAGAAAGAGTGGAGCGGGAATCCGCACTGATGATCCAACGGATTATCAATGCAATACCCGCTCGTGTCTACTGGAAGGACAAGGATCTTGTCATCCTGGGCGGCAATGCGGCATTCGCCCATGATGCGGGTTTCGATGATCCCAAGGACATTATCGGAAAAGACGACTTCCAGATGGGATGGCGCAAGCAAGCGGAAATGTATCGCGCCGATGATAGAGCCGTCATCGAAAGTGGTTGCACCAAGCTGCTCGTCGAGGAAACCCAGACGAACCCGGACGGGGACCCCATTACACTGCTGACAAACAAAATGCCGATGCTCAATACAGACGGTGAAATCGTTGGGGTGATCGGAACGTATGTGGACATCACGGCCCTCAAGCAGTCCCAAAAATCCCGCGACCTGTTGGCGATTGCGGTGGAGCAGGCGGCAGAGGCGATCGTCATCACGGATCAGACGGGCAGCATCGTCTACGTGAATCCGGTGTTCGAGACAATTACCGGCTACACCCGTGAAGAAGCCATTGGCCGGAACCCGCGCATTCTCAAGAGCGGCAAGCACGACGAAGGATTTTACCGTCAGATGTGGACGGAACTGACCGCCGGGCGTGTGTTTCGATGCCGTATGATCAACAAACGAAAGGACGGCAGCCTCTACAAGGAAGAGTCCACGATCTCACCCGTGCAAAGCATGACGGGCAAGACCACCCATTATGTCGCCGTAAAACGCGACCTCTCTCACGAAATGGACCTCGAAGCACAACTCCACCAAGCCCAGAAGATGGAATCCGTGGGCCGGTTGGCGGGGGGCGTGGCGCATGACTTCAACAATTTTCTTATGGGCATCATAGGATACGTCGAGTTGTGCAAGGATAAAATTGAGCCGAGCCATGAGATCCGCAAGTGGCTCGACGAAATAACCTTGTGCTCCGAGAGGTCGGCTGAAATCACCCGGCAACTTCTGGCCTTTGCCCGGAAACAAACTATTGAGCCCAAGATCGTGAACCTCAATGATTCTGTGGAGGGCATGCTCAAACTGTTGCGGAGGCTCATCGGCGAGGACATCAATCTGGTCTGGCGGCCCGGCAAGGGCACCGGTTCGGTACTGATCGATCCGGCGCAGATTGACCAGATCCTTGCCAACCTGTGCGTCAATGCTCGTGACGCCATCCCCGGCGTCGGGGAGATCGTCATCGAAACCAAAAGCGCTCACATTGATGCAGACTATTGCGCAAGCCATCCGGATGCCATCCCCGGAGAGTATGTCTGCCTCTCGGTCAGCGATGATGGCTGCGGAATAAACGAGGAGGATCTGGAGCAGGTGTTCGAGCCGTTCTTCACGACGAAGGGGATCGGCAAGGGAACGGGTCTGGGATTGGCCACCGTTTATGGTATCGCCAAGCAGAACTTCGGATCCGTAGACGCCTCCAGCGAACCAAGCAAGGGCTCGACATTCAGGGTCTATTTGCAAGAGGTTGAGGCAGAGGTCGTGAAAACAACCGTTACCAGCAAGGCGGAAGCACCCAGAGGTCGGGGGGAAACCATCCTGTTGGTGGAGGACGAGAAAGCACTGCGCGTAACCTGTGGCCGTTTCTTGGAAACCCTCGGGTATCACGTCGTGGTAGCGGAGACACCGGGCGAAGCCTTGAAACTGACAGCCCAGCATTCGGGGGCCATTCATCTGTTGTTGACCGACGTGATCATGCCCGGAATGGATGGACGCCAATTGGCGAAAAGAATCACTGTGGCCAAGCCAGGCGTCGAGGTGCTGTTCATGTCCGGTTACACATCTGATGTGATAAGCAGAGGCGGTGTAATTGACGAGGGCATGCATTTCATGTCCAAGCCGTTCACACGCGATGACCTCGCTCACAAAGTGCGAGAGTTGCTCGATGCCTCATCCGTACAAACGATATAG
- a CDS encoding IS110 family transposase, translated as MKSTTITVDLAKSVFQVAVSHHPGKVSEHYRFTRSRFKSFFVKRQPTRVIFEACGSAHYWARELKKQGHEVSLLPPHEVRPYVARNKTDRTDAKAILEAFRNKDINTVPVKSVDQHTLATLHRFRSSYISQRTARINATRGILREIGIFIPSGASRVVPTVIEVISDPESSTTHPLRAALNSACDEIKYFESRIKETEEQLKTISKGDPVVHRLRSIPGIGLLTATAMVAFIGTAKRFPSGRHFASYLGLTPREHSSGRRRHLGSISKRGDKYIRMLMVHGARSVLWSSKKK; from the coding sequence ATGAAAAGTACCACAATCACCGTTGACCTTGCAAAATCTGTTTTTCAGGTAGCTGTATCCCATCACCCAGGAAAAGTCAGCGAACATTACCGGTTCACTCGGAGTAGATTCAAAAGTTTCTTCGTAAAACGTCAGCCAACAAGAGTAATCTTCGAAGCCTGCGGTTCTGCTCACTATTGGGCCAGAGAATTAAAGAAACAAGGACATGAAGTATCCCTTCTTCCCCCTCATGAGGTTAGACCATATGTTGCAAGAAACAAAACAGACCGGACCGATGCCAAAGCAATCCTTGAAGCATTCAGAAACAAAGATATAAATACGGTTCCGGTTAAATCAGTGGATCAACATACCCTGGCAACACTTCACCGTTTCCGCTCTTCTTACATAAGCCAGCGTACAGCCAGAATAAATGCAACCAGAGGAATCTTAAGAGAAATCGGAATTTTCATACCCTCTGGGGCTTCCAGAGTAGTTCCAACCGTTATTGAAGTTATCTCCGATCCTGAAAGCTCGACAACTCATCCTCTACGGGCAGCTCTTAACTCTGCCTGTGATGAGATCAAATATTTTGAGTCCAGGATTAAAGAAACAGAAGAGCAGCTGAAAACTATTTCAAAAGGTGACCCTGTTGTTCACCGGCTTCGTTCCATTCCAGGGATAGGGCTATTAACAGCTACAGCTATGGTTGCCTTTATCGGAACTGCCAAACGCTTTCCATCAGGAAGACACTTCGCAAGCTATCTTGGTCTTACTCCCAGAGAACATTCAAGTGGCAGAAGAAGACATCTCGGCTCTATATCCAAGAGAGGAGATAAGTATATCCGAATGCTGATGGTTCACGGGGCAAGATCAGTTCTGTGGTCTTCCAAGAAAAAATAA
- a CDS encoding C25 family cysteine peptidase, with amino-acid sequence MKLKTASFILLLICASLPFSLYSAEVSVVYHFDTPYVMNNSKGFSRIIFPNTIQAANPGEPSVPYRKAQILLPAGQKAIDVRIEKRNWEKIGSRCRLHPRQHVVPGDLRSGGRGGFIYKSSSYNIDKWIYPPVSNFSTHYLRGHPIATGSFSPVGFHPSADEAGYFKEIKVTIVTTSEYSSSGIMPKSDKETVTRLKKLVDNPSGADLPCHPAAEGDYQYLIVTSDSFEDDFSELADFYNRRGFLTQIMTVENIESAYSGEDTAEKIRNAVISEYSQHSITHLLLGGDGDGEAGNSGIVPYRGLYGAVQSSSLYEIADIPSDIYYAALDGSWNSDSDSLWGEPGEEDFYSEIAVGRACVGNADDIAAFINKTTMYQESPVVSDLKTATLYGEKLYDSPLTYGGDEMDQLIDTCSAYGFSTEGIPIDFNITKYYDRDTTPWDETAVFNAISSGSNWIAHSGHANQTYVMRITNYDITTSNFLNDGQNANFPIIYSYGCYSGAFDYDDCVGEDMVSNQHCAAAFLGNSRYGWFTEGTTNGPSHHFQREFYDAVFTEGITTLGAANQRSKDETVPFIDLPDEYEPGAHRWCFYTLNLIGDPAMDGWTDTPEQIYATHATSIERSDTVFTVGTDVGGSVGALYWNGVCYSRGTADGTGDITLNLSSAIPAGVDSIVLTVTSHNYHTYRDTIMVEDTTGSDNPSFHLRLAQNTPNPFNPSTTITFSIPRSGHVDLRIFDITGREVDCLIDENLEAKSYSIDWRPSNLASGIYLYRLKTREGTKSRKAILLR; translated from the coding sequence ATGAAACTCAAAACCGCCTCTTTTATCCTGCTGCTGATATGCGCCTCCTTACCGTTTTCCCTTTATAGCGCGGAGGTAAGTGTTGTTTATCACTTTGACACACCCTACGTAATGAATAACTCTAAAGGATTCTCCCGTATTATCTTTCCGAATACTATTCAGGCGGCGAACCCGGGCGAACCGAGCGTTCCCTACCGTAAAGCGCAGATACTGCTCCCTGCCGGCCAGAAAGCAATCGATGTCAGGATAGAAAAACGGAACTGGGAAAAAATAGGAAGCCGGTGCAGACTGCATCCAAGACAGCATGTTGTGCCGGGAGACCTCAGGTCAGGCGGCAGAGGCGGATTTATTTATAAAAGCTCGTCATATAATATAGACAAGTGGATATATCCTCCTGTGTCAAACTTCTCAACTCACTATCTCCGCGGACACCCCATAGCTACCGGTTCATTTTCTCCGGTCGGGTTTCACCCTTCAGCTGATGAAGCGGGGTATTTCAAGGAAATAAAAGTCACAATAGTAACAACTTCGGAATATTCATCTTCCGGAATAATGCCGAAATCAGATAAGGAGACTGTTACCAGACTTAAAAAACTCGTTGATAATCCATCCGGCGCCGATCTGCCGTGCCATCCCGCCGCGGAAGGAGACTATCAGTATTTAATAGTCACGAGCGATTCGTTCGAAGACGATTTCTCAGAACTGGCCGATTTTTATAACAGACGCGGATTCCTCACGCAGATCATGACGGTTGAAAATATTGAATCGGCATACAGCGGAGAAGACACAGCCGAAAAGATCAGAAATGCCGTAATCAGCGAATACAGTCAGCACAGCATCACCCACCTTCTTCTCGGAGGAGACGGTGATGGAGAAGCCGGCAATTCCGGGATCGTTCCCTATAGGGGGCTCTATGGCGCCGTTCAATCCAGCTCCCTGTATGAAATAGCCGATATCCCATCTGATATTTACTACGCGGCCCTCGACGGCAGTTGGAACAGTGATTCTGATTCACTGTGGGGAGAACCCGGTGAAGAGGATTTTTATTCTGAGATTGCCGTTGGACGCGCCTGCGTGGGGAACGCCGATGATATCGCGGCATTCATAAACAAGACAACTATGTATCAGGAATCCCCCGTCGTCTCTGATCTAAAAACCGCGACCCTTTACGGTGAAAAACTCTATGACAGCCCTCTTACGTACGGCGGAGATGAAATGGATCAGCTTATAGACACCTGCAGCGCCTATGGCTTCTCGACAGAAGGCATACCTATCGATTTCAATATTACAAAGTACTACGACAGAGACACCACCCCATGGGACGAAACAGCCGTATTCAACGCTATCAGCTCGGGAAGTAACTGGATAGCCCATTCGGGTCACGCGAATCAGACCTATGTTATGAGAATCACAAATTATGATATTACGACTTCTAATTTTCTCAACGACGGGCAGAACGCGAACTTCCCGATTATTTACAGTTACGGATGTTACTCGGGCGCTTTCGACTACGATGATTGTGTGGGGGAAGATATGGTCTCAAATCAGCACTGCGCGGCCGCGTTCTTAGGCAATTCAAGATACGGATGGTTCACGGAGGGTACAACAAACGGTCCATCTCATCATTTTCAGCGGGAATTCTATGATGCTGTATTTACAGAAGGCATCACAACGCTGGGAGCCGCGAACCAGAGGTCGAAGGATGAGACTGTTCCATTTATTGACCTTCCGGATGAATACGAACCCGGCGCCCACAGATGGTGTTTCTATACTCTTAATCTTATCGGAGATCCCGCTATGGACGGCTGGACAGACACGCCGGAACAGATTTACGCGACACACGCGACCTCTATCGAGCGCTCAGACACGGTCTTTACAGTAGGAACAGATGTCGGCGGTTCTGTTGGAGCACTTTACTGGAACGGAGTCTGCTACTCCAGGGGTACAGCGGACGGAACGGGGGATATTACTCTGAACCTATCCTCGGCGATACCCGCCGGGGTTGATTCAATCGTTCTGACTGTAACATCTCACAATTACCACACATACAGAGACACGATAATGGTCGAAGATACTACCGGTTCTGACAATCCCTCTTTCCATCTCAGGTTGGCTCAGAACACTCCAAACCCGTTCAATCCGTCCACGACAATTACTTTTTCCATACCTCGCTCGGGGCATGTGGATCTCAGGATATTCGACATTACGGGACGGGAAGTAGATTGTCTGATTGATGAAAATCTTGAAGCAAAATCCTATTCTATAGACTGGCGTCCTTCTAATCTTGCAAGCGGCATCTATCTCTACAGATTGAAAACCAGAGAAGGAACTAAGAGCCGCAAAGCGATCCTCCTGAGATAG
- a CDS encoding radical SAM protein — protein sequence MRYPIDAVIAVTYRCQAKCRMCSIWKIEEHDDISPEIYRRLPKTLRDVNISGGEPFLRADLEEIVRVVHDHIPRSRMVVSSNGLMGEDIIPRALRLKEIFPRIGFAFSVDGVGEMQDFIRGVKGAYEKVISAVRGIKRNGISNIRIAYTLTSDNPDHMIRVYRLAEELGVEFTMQVSHESDFFFGRNESSVISDNSGNFSSDQLKEDFETIINGELSSYNLKRWGKAFIHYGSYALAAEGRQLFSSRPGEDFFYLDPGGNIYPSVIHDHIMGNLTEDTFEGIWNSSQSGIIREKCRNDKTPYWMGCLLRKALLERKFKIGLWALKNKLMKVKL from the coding sequence ATGAGATATCCAATCGATGCTGTAATAGCAGTTACATACAGATGCCAGGCAAAATGCAGGATGTGCTCTATATGGAAAATTGAAGAGCATGATGACATTTCACCCGAAATTTATAGAAGGCTTCCAAAGACCTTGAGAGATGTGAATATTTCCGGAGGCGAGCCGTTTCTAAGAGCGGACCTTGAAGAGATAGTCAGGGTGGTTCACGATCATATTCCGCGAAGCAGAATGGTAGTATCCTCAAACGGCCTTATGGGGGAAGATATAATACCGAGAGCGCTTAGACTGAAAGAGATATTTCCCCGTATCGGATTCGCCTTCTCAGTGGACGGCGTGGGAGAGATGCAGGATTTCATCCGGGGGGTAAAGGGAGCCTATGAGAAGGTTATTTCAGCTGTCAGGGGAATAAAAAGAAACGGGATAAGCAATATAAGGATTGCCTATACACTCACATCTGATAATCCCGATCATATGATAAGGGTTTACAGGCTTGCCGAGGAATTAGGGGTTGAATTTACTATGCAGGTTTCACACGAGAGCGACTTCTTTTTCGGCAGGAATGAATCATCTGTAATAAGTGACAACTCCGGCAATTTCAGCAGCGATCAGTTAAAAGAGGATTTTGAGACAATAATAAACGGCGAGCTAAGTTCTTATAATCTCAAAAGATGGGGTAAGGCGTTTATTCATTACGGAAGTTATGCTCTGGCCGCAGAAGGTAGGCAGCTTTTTTCCTCCCGTCCGGGAGAGGACTTTTTCTACCTTGATCCGGGGGGTAATATATACCCGTCAGTTATTCACGATCATATTATGGGGAATTTGACAGAAGATACTTTCGAAGGGATCTGGAATTCCTCTCAGAGCGGGATAATTCGTGAAAAGTGCAGAAATGATAAAACCCCTTACTGGATGGGGTGTTTACTCAGAAAGGCCCTTCTTGAGCGCAAGTTTAAGATCGGTCTCTGGGCTTTGAAAAATAAACTTATGAAAGTAAAATTATAA
- a CDS encoding DUF2914 domain-containing protein, whose amino-acid sequence MKRFNIAISLVFLLTFFMRPAEGGDILKVEEMVFCKNIENMSPVGVKNQFFESVEKLYCFTKIAGALDTTSVYHIWYYDGGELARVKLPVRSPLWRTWSSKRMIDSWEGSWKVVVTTQDSTVISEKEFIYKPLKE is encoded by the coding sequence GTGAAACGTTTTAATATCGCGATTTCTCTTGTTTTCTTATTAACTTTTTTTATGCGGCCCGCTGAGGGCGGAGATATTCTAAAGGTGGAAGAAATGGTCTTCTGTAAGAATATTGAAAACATGTCGCCTGTGGGGGTTAAAAACCAGTTCTTCGAATCAGTGGAAAAACTGTACTGTTTTACCAAGATAGCGGGGGCGCTTGATACTACATCCGTCTATCATATATGGTACTATGACGGCGGGGAGTTAGCCAGAGTTAAGCTCCCGGTCCGTTCGCCGCTGTGGCGTACATGGAGCTCTAAGAGGATGATCGACAGCTGGGAGGGGAGCTGGAAAGTCGTTGTTACCACACAGGACAGCACCGTTATTTCAGAAAAAGAATTTATCTATAAACCGTTAAAGGAATAG
- the thiS gene encoding sulfur carrier protein ThiS: MIIVNNRDKLEWKKGMTVQNVLDEMRYNYSLITVTVDGKLVPAEEYDSYTLEDNSDVNVFHLAHGG; the protein is encoded by the coding sequence ATGATCATAGTAAATAACAGAGACAAACTGGAATGGAAAAAGGGGATGACAGTTCAGAACGTACTCGATGAGATGAGATACAATTACTCACTCATAACTGTTACTGTCGATGGAAAACTCGTCCCCGCTGAAGAGTACGACAGTTATACCCTTGAAGATAACTCTGATGTTAATGTCTTCCATCTCGCTCATGGAGGATAA
- the thiF gene encoding sulfur carrier protein ThiS adenylyltransferase ThiF codes for MKNKDQLSIFKRNVPRSTAILQKSTVGIAGCGGLGSNAAVALTRAGIGSLILADYDRVEESNLNRQHYFQHDIGKIKVAALAEHLRAINPNIIINPLVIKLSPENIPEVFKDADLLIEGFDKAESKRWLIESWSSAYPDKAIICGSGLAGIGRTNSLKVNSSGNVYVCGDEESNSSMGLCSSRVSIVACMQANVAIELLTRPGEK; via the coding sequence ATGAAAAACAAGGACCAACTTTCGATATTCAAGCGGAATGTACCGCGTTCAACTGCTATACTGCAAAAATCAACTGTAGGAATAGCCGGCTGCGGCGGGCTTGGCTCAAACGCCGCGGTCGCTCTCACAAGAGCCGGAATAGGCAGTCTTATTCTGGCTGATTACGACAGGGTTGAAGAGTCGAATTTGAACCGTCAGCATTACTTTCAGCACGACATCGGGAAGATCAAGGTAGCCGCCCTCGCGGAACATCTCCGGGCCATTAATCCGAATATTATAATAAATCCGCTGGTGATAAAACTCTCGCCCGAAAACATTCCTGAAGTTTTCAAAGACGCCGACCTGCTTATAGAGGGGTTTGACAAAGCTGAAAGTAAACGCTGGCTTATTGAATCGTGGTCCTCGGCCTATCCGGACAAAGCAATAATCTGCGGAAGCGGATTAGCCGGAATCGGCCGTACAAACTCTCTGAAAGTGAATTCGTCCGGAAATGTATATGTCTGCGGAGATGAAGAAAGTAATTCATCTATGGGTCTTTGCTCCTCCCGCGTCTCTATTGTGGCGTGTATGCAGGCCAACGTAGCAATAGAACTTCTAACCCGGCCAGGTGAAAAATAA